A window of Micrococcus endophyticus contains these coding sequences:
- a CDS encoding phytoene desaturase family protein yields MTAWPTPSPAPAGPCFALPRGVEPGRAVVVGAGPNGLTAAALLAREGWEVDVYERAPVPGGASASAPVLGEGTVVDLGAAGHPFGAASPVFRDLDLAAHGLQWLHPAVPMGHPLPDGPAAILHRDLDATAEGLGPDGRAWRAVHGALVEHIEELVADVLGPLVRPWPHPVAMARFGLRAPWPAAHFGRAVFRTEQARALYTGSAVHAIMPPGRPLTSAFGALFGALGMSSGWPVARGGSGAITDALVSVLRAHGGRLHLDQEVTDLRALPDADAVVLDMTPRQVARLRGTDLPPSYAAALQRWCPGPAVSKVDFLLDGPVPWRDGRLAGAGTVHLGGTAADIQRAEADVAAGRMPARPFVMLCQQQSADPSRAAGPAAGRTVVWSYAHVPHGHPGDVRPLIEAEVERHAPGFRDRILGAVDMRPADLEAWNPNLVGGDIAGGSMAGLRLLLRPTASPRPHRAGRPGLYLASASTPPGAGVHGMAGAWAVRTLLADRARATGR; encoded by the coding sequence ATGACCGCCTGGCCCACCCCGTCGCCGGCCCCCGCCGGTCCCTGCTTCGCGCTGCCGCGGGGCGTCGAGCCCGGCCGCGCCGTGGTGGTGGGCGCCGGACCCAACGGCCTCACGGCCGCGGCGCTGCTCGCCCGCGAGGGCTGGGAGGTGGACGTGTACGAGCGGGCCCCCGTGCCCGGCGGCGCGTCGGCCTCCGCGCCGGTGCTGGGGGAGGGGACCGTGGTGGACCTCGGCGCGGCGGGCCATCCGTTCGGCGCGGCCAGCCCCGTGTTCCGGGATCTGGACCTGGCCGCCCACGGGCTGCAGTGGCTGCACCCCGCGGTGCCGATGGGCCACCCGCTGCCGGACGGCCCGGCCGCGATCCTGCACCGGGACCTGGACGCCACCGCGGAGGGCCTCGGCCCGGACGGGCGCGCGTGGCGCGCGGTCCACGGCGCCCTCGTGGAGCACATCGAGGAGCTCGTGGCGGACGTGCTCGGCCCGCTGGTGCGCCCCTGGCCCCACCCGGTGGCCATGGCGCGGTTCGGGCTGCGCGCGCCCTGGCCGGCGGCCCACTTCGGGCGGGCCGTGTTCCGCACCGAGCAGGCCCGCGCCCTCTACACCGGCTCCGCCGTCCACGCGATCATGCCCCCCGGCCGTCCCCTCACCAGCGCGTTCGGCGCCCTGTTCGGCGCCCTGGGCATGAGCTCGGGCTGGCCCGTGGCCCGCGGCGGCTCCGGGGCCATCACCGACGCGCTCGTGTCCGTGCTGCGCGCCCACGGCGGGCGCCTGCACCTGGACCAGGAGGTCACGGACCTGCGGGCGCTGCCCGACGCGGACGCCGTCGTGCTGGACATGACTCCGCGCCAGGTGGCGCGGCTGCGCGGGACCGACCTGCCGCCCTCCTACGCCGCCGCGCTCCAGCGATGGTGCCCCGGCCCGGCCGTCTCCAAGGTGGACTTCCTGCTCGACGGCCCCGTCCCGTGGCGCGACGGGCGACTGGCCGGCGCCGGCACCGTGCACCTCGGCGGCACCGCCGCGGACATCCAGCGGGCCGAGGCCGACGTCGCCGCCGGCCGCATGCCCGCCCGGCCCTTCGTGATGCTCTGCCAGCAGCAGTCCGCGGACCCCTCCCGCGCGGCCGGCCCCGCCGCGGGGCGCACCGTCGTCTGGTCCTACGCGCACGTGCCCCACGGGCACCCCGGGGACGTCCGCCCGCTGATCGAGGCGGAGGTGGAGCGGCACGCCCCCGGGTTCCGGGACCGGATCCTCGGCGCCGTGGACATGCGTCCGGCGGACCTCGAGGCGTGGAACCCCAACCTCGTGGGCGGGGACATCGCCGGCGGCTCGATGGCCGGCCTGCGGCTGCTGCTGCGCCCCACCGCCTCCCCGCGGCCGCACCGCGCCGGCCGGCCCGGCCTCTACCTCGCCTCGGCCTCCACGCCGCCCGGCGCCGGCGTGCACGGCATGGCCGGCGCGTGGGCCGTGCGGACCCTGCTGGCCGACCGCGCCCGCGCCACCGGCCGCTGA